The Microlunatus antarcticus genome window below encodes:
- the pdxH gene encoding pyridoxamine 5'-phosphate oxidase, whose product MPDLAGERMDYRADTLREQEAPADPFPLFDGWLADAFAAKERGELPEPTAMVLSTSLGDRPTSRTVLLKGVEDGTFVFFTNYDSAKGHQLLVNPYAALHLGWYPLQRQVRVEGLVTRVAREESEAYFASRPRGSQLGAWASPQSGEVAGVEALTDAYARVERRFDGETVPCPPHWGGFRVRPSMIEFWQGQPSRMHDRLRYDRTDDAWIRTRLAP is encoded by the coding sequence GTGCCCGACCTCGCAGGTGAACGGATGGACTACCGCGCCGACACCCTGCGGGAGCAGGAGGCCCCGGCCGACCCGTTCCCGCTCTTCGACGGCTGGCTGGCCGACGCGTTCGCGGCCAAGGAGCGCGGCGAGCTGCCCGAGCCGACGGCGATGGTGCTGTCCACGAGCCTCGGCGACCGGCCGACCTCGCGGACGGTCCTGCTGAAGGGCGTCGAGGACGGCACGTTCGTGTTCTTCACGAACTACGACTCCGCCAAGGGCCACCAGCTGCTGGTCAACCCGTACGCGGCCCTGCACCTCGGCTGGTACCCGCTGCAGCGCCAGGTCCGCGTCGAGGGGCTCGTGACCCGCGTCGCCCGCGAGGAGTCGGAGGCCTACTTCGCGTCGCGCCCGCGCGGCTCGCAGCTCGGCGCCTGGGCCTCGCCGCAGTCGGGCGAGGTCGCCGGCGTCGAGGCGCTGACCGACGCGTACGCCCGCGTCGAGCGCCGTTTCGACGGCGAGACCGTGCCCTGCCCGCCCCACTGGGGCGGGTTCCGGGTGCGGCCCTCGATGATCGAGTTCTGGCAGGGCCAGCCCAGCCGCATGCACGACCGGCTGCGCTACGACCGCACCGACGACGCCTGGATCCGGACCCGCCTGGCTCCGTAG
- a CDS encoding type IV toxin-antitoxin system AbiEi family antitoxin domain-containing protein — protein MTTSAEVLRALKPLADLQAGVITREQASAHGVSPRVVARLLDEGHWRRLERGVFFTAHLEPPFVARAWVGTLLGGDDARVGDLAAGRLHGLADEDPDRIIVLVPHAQRPAPRRGYEFVRERAGTRGRSIGAPPRTTVEDTVLDLCTTARPEDVVGWVTVAVERRRTTAKRLRRTLAGRRRHPRRDLLEGLLADVAVGVRSPLEMTYLRDVERAHGLSALVSRQLPSRDKKAVRDVWYTQFGVVVELDGRLGHTELGRFRDMDRDNEASLDGLLTLRFGAGDLHGQPCRVAAKVARALHQRGWSGLPTRCRRCRLVPAGEWG, from the coding sequence GTGACGACATCGGCCGAGGTGCTGCGAGCGCTCAAGCCGCTTGCCGACCTCCAGGCCGGCGTGATCACGCGCGAGCAGGCCAGCGCCCACGGGGTCTCACCTCGCGTCGTCGCACGGCTGCTTGACGAGGGCCATTGGCGGCGCCTGGAGCGTGGGGTCTTCTTCACTGCCCACCTCGAGCCGCCCTTCGTGGCTCGCGCGTGGGTGGGCACGCTGCTGGGCGGTGACGACGCGCGGGTAGGAGACCTTGCCGCGGGTCGGCTCCACGGGTTGGCCGACGAAGACCCGGATCGGATCATCGTCCTGGTACCTCACGCGCAGCGGCCCGCCCCGCGCCGCGGCTACGAGTTCGTCCGCGAGCGCGCGGGCACCCGTGGCCGATCGATCGGTGCGCCACCCCGCACCACCGTCGAGGACACCGTGCTCGACCTGTGCACCACCGCTCGGCCGGAGGACGTCGTCGGCTGGGTGACCGTGGCCGTGGAGCGCCGTCGGACGACGGCGAAGCGCCTCCGACGCACGCTGGCCGGTCGCAGACGGCATCCGCGCCGCGACCTTCTCGAGGGACTCCTCGCCGACGTCGCGGTGGGCGTCCGGTCTCCGCTGGAGATGACCTACCTGCGCGACGTCGAGCGAGCGCACGGGCTGAGTGCCCTGGTCAGCCGGCAGCTGCCCTCGCGGGACAAGAAGGCGGTGCGTGACGTCTGGTACACGCAGTTCGGCGTCGTGGTCGAGCTCGACGGACGGCTCGGGCACACCGAGCTCGGGCGGTTTCGCGACATGGACCGCGACAACGAGGCAAGCCTTGACGGCTTGCTCACCCTGCGCTTCGGCGCTGGTGACCTTCACGGCCAGCCGTGCCGTGTGGCGGCCAAGGTCGCCCGTGCTCTTCACCAGCGTGGCTGGAGCGGCCTGCCGACTCGCTGTCGCCGCTGCCGACTCGTCCCCGCAGGGGAATGGGGATGA
- a CDS encoding superoxide dismutase has translation MVTYTLPDLPYDYSALEPHISGEIMQLHHDKHHATYVAGVNTVLDQLADARDKNAFGPINGLEKTLAFHLGGHINHSVFWPNMSPDGGDKPTGELAAAIDEFFGSFDGFRAQFEANANAIQGSGWSMLVWDSLGQRLNINQLYDQQANLPLGQIPVVLLDMWEHAFYLQYKNVKADYAKAWWNVVNWADAQERFAKAKAQTPGLI, from the coding sequence GTGGTGACGTACACACTTCCTGACCTTCCGTACGACTACAGCGCGCTCGAGCCGCACATCTCCGGCGAGATCATGCAGCTGCACCACGACAAGCACCACGCCACCTACGTGGCCGGCGTCAACACGGTCCTCGACCAGCTCGCGGACGCGCGCGACAAGAACGCCTTCGGCCCGATCAACGGCCTCGAGAAGACGCTCGCGTTCCACCTCGGCGGGCACATCAACCACTCGGTCTTCTGGCCGAACATGTCCCCGGACGGCGGCGACAAGCCGACCGGCGAGCTCGCGGCGGCGATCGACGAGTTCTTCGGCAGCTTCGACGGCTTCCGGGCGCAGTTCGAGGCCAACGCCAACGCGATCCAGGGCTCCGGCTGGTCGATGCTGGTCTGGGACTCGCTGGGCCAGCGGCTCAACATCAACCAGCTATACGACCAGCAGGCCAACCTGCCGCTCGGGCAGATCCCGGTCGTCCTCCTCGACATGTGGGAGCACGCCTTCTACCTGCAGTACAAGAACGTCAAGGCCGACTACGCCAAGGCGTGGTGGAACGTCGTCAACTGGGCCGACGCCCAGGAGCGGTTCGCCAAGGCGAAGGCGCAGACCCCCGGTCTGATCTGA
- a CDS encoding class I SAM-dependent methyltransferase: MTSPEQPEHYFSGTPAGPEHRRRLDVEVWGRRFVLQSANGVFSADHLDRGTEILLRESAPPTGSPRVLDLGCGYGPVALGIALACPGAQVDAVDVNERALALCRDNAAELGVADRVRALLPDQVEPGTTYDEIWSNPPIRVGKEALHALLLTWLPRLAPTGTARLVVSKNLGADTLQRWLVDQGYGCGRAASSKGFRVLVVTPAAG; the protein is encoded by the coding sequence GTGACCTCGCCGGAGCAGCCGGAGCACTACTTCTCGGGCACGCCCGCCGGGCCGGAGCACCGCCGTCGCCTCGACGTCGAGGTGTGGGGCCGGCGGTTCGTCCTGCAGAGCGCCAACGGCGTGTTCTCCGCCGACCACCTCGACCGTGGGACCGAGATCCTGCTGCGCGAGTCCGCCCCGCCCACGGGCAGCCCGCGCGTGCTGGACCTCGGCTGCGGCTACGGACCGGTGGCCCTGGGCATCGCGTTGGCCTGCCCGGGCGCGCAGGTCGACGCCGTCGACGTCAACGAACGCGCCCTGGCGCTGTGCCGCGACAACGCGGCCGAGCTGGGCGTCGCCGACCGCGTCCGCGCCCTGCTGCCCGACCAGGTCGAGCCGGGGACGACGTACGACGAGATCTGGTCCAACCCACCGATCCGCGTCGGCAAGGAGGCGCTGCACGCGCTGCTGCTGACCTGGCTGCCCCGGCTGGCGCCGACCGGGACGGCCCGACTGGTCGTCAGCAAGAACCTGGGCGCCGACACGCTGCAGCGCTGGCTGGTCGACCAGGGCTACGGGTGCGGGCGCGCCGCGAGCAGCAAGGGCTTCCGGGTGCTGGTCGTGACGCCCGCGGCGGGCTGA
- the truA gene encoding tRNA pseudouridine(38-40) synthase TruA, translating into MPRWRLDVAYDGAGFAGWATQPGQRTVAGELERWTTTVLRLDAPATLVCAGRTDAGVHARGQVAHLDVPEGLPTPPEELHRRLARVLPPDLVVSSVREAPAGFDARFAAVWRRYVYRLADDRTPRDPLLRGFVQDVPGTLDLDTLAAVAPALLGLHEFAAFCRRREGATTIRTLLDLRAERVAAGPLAGVVEVTVRADAFCHSMVRSLVGALVAVADGRRDGVWLAGLLDASAREPSVPVLPARGLTLEEVGYPADDALATRSREARAVRELV; encoded by the coding sequence GTGCCCCGCTGGCGGCTGGACGTCGCGTACGACGGGGCCGGGTTCGCGGGCTGGGCCACCCAGCCCGGGCAGCGGACCGTCGCGGGTGAGCTCGAGCGGTGGACGACCACCGTGCTCCGCCTCGACGCGCCGGCCACCCTGGTCTGCGCGGGTCGCACCGACGCCGGCGTGCACGCCCGCGGCCAGGTCGCCCACCTCGACGTGCCCGAGGGCCTCCCCACGCCGCCCGAGGAGCTCCACCGCCGGCTGGCCCGGGTGCTCCCGCCCGACCTCGTCGTCTCCTCGGTCCGGGAGGCGCCCGCGGGCTTCGACGCGCGGTTCGCGGCGGTCTGGCGACGCTACGTCTACCGCCTCGCCGACGATCGGACACCCCGCGACCCGCTGCTGCGCGGCTTCGTGCAGGACGTCCCGGGCACGCTCGACCTCGACACGCTGGCCGCCGTGGCGCCCGCGCTGCTCGGGCTCCACGAGTTCGCCGCGTTCTGCCGGCGCCGCGAGGGCGCGACGACGATCCGTACGCTGCTCGACCTCCGCGCGGAGCGGGTCGCGGCGGGCCCGCTGGCCGGCGTGGTCGAGGTGACGGTGCGGGCGGACGCCTTCTGCCACTCGATGGTGCGCTCGCTGGTCGGCGCGCTCGTCGCCGTCGCCGACGGACGCCGGGACGGGGTGTGGCTGGCCGGGCTCCTCGACGCGTCCGCTCGCGAGCCGTCCGTGCCGGTGCTGCCGGCCCGGGGCCTCACGCTGGAGGAGGTCGGCTACCCCGCTGACGACGCGCTGGCCACCCGGTCGCGCGAAGCCCGAGCCGTACGGGAGCTCGTGTGA
- the trmB gene encoding tRNA (guanosine(46)-N7)-methyltransferase TrmB, translating to MPTDLRPRLHREVTSFVRRSARMRDSQRRAYEAQVGGIVLDVPQGALRTSVADDAAVLDLPATFGRTAPVVVEIGCGPGDSLVPMARARPEIDVLAFEVFEPAAAALVARAVREDVSNVRVAPVDAVAGLERLVPAGGLAEVWTFFPDPWPKLKHHKRRLIDPAFADLVASRLRPGGLWRLATDWAEYADQMRAVVGGHPAFVAEPEERGDRPVTRFERRGLAEDRAIADLVYRRVA from the coding sequence GTGCCCACCGACCTCCGCCCGCGACTCCACCGCGAGGTGACGTCCTTCGTCCGGCGCAGCGCGCGGATGCGGGACTCGCAGCGGCGGGCGTACGAGGCGCAGGTCGGCGGAATCGTGCTGGACGTGCCCCAGGGTGCGCTGAGGACGTCGGTCGCCGACGACGCGGCCGTCCTGGACCTGCCGGCCACGTTCGGGCGGACGGCACCGGTCGTGGTCGAGATCGGCTGCGGACCCGGCGACTCCCTCGTGCCGATGGCCCGGGCGCGCCCCGAGATCGACGTCTTGGCGTTCGAGGTCTTCGAACCGGCCGCCGCCGCCCTCGTGGCCCGGGCCGTCCGTGAGGACGTGAGCAACGTGCGCGTCGCCCCGGTCGACGCCGTGGCCGGGCTGGAACGGCTCGTGCCGGCCGGAGGGCTGGCCGAGGTCTGGACGTTCTTCCCCGACCCCTGGCCCAAGCTCAAGCACCACAAGCGCCGGCTCATCGACCCCGCCTTCGCCGACCTCGTCGCCTCGCGGCTCCGGCCGGGCGGGCTCTGGCGGCTGGCCACGGACTGGGCCGAGTACGCCGACCAGATGCGCGCCGTCGTCGGCGGCCACCCCGCCTTCGTCGCCGAGCCCGAGGAGCGCGGCGACCGGCCGGTCACCCGTTTCGAGCGGCGCGGCCTCGCCGAGGACCGCGCGATCGCCGACCTCGTCTACCGACGGGTCGCCTGA
- a CDS encoding ABC transporter permease, whose amino-acid sequence MSAAEADVLVTREPPRPGVALPGRFLRSELAIVFGKRRNLVLLGVLAAIPVLLAIALKVSSGPDDGRGGGGPGFFEAITSNGLFVAFAALAATLPLFLPLAVAAASGDAIAGEANQGTLRYLLTIPAGRTRLLLTKYAAVVIFGLVATALVALAGVVSGLALFGGGDVILLSGTTTSFADGVGRLALSVLYLSAGFAALGAIGLFVSTLTEQPIAAIVATIGIDVLMFILDAIPQLAWLHPWLLVDHWSAFGDLLRDPISTDAISRGLLTALVYAVVFLVAAWARFRSKDITS is encoded by the coding sequence ATGTCAGCGGCTGAGGCCGACGTGCTGGTCACCCGTGAGCCGCCCCGTCCGGGGGTCGCGCTCCCCGGGCGGTTCCTGCGCTCGGAGCTGGCGATCGTCTTCGGCAAGCGCCGCAACCTCGTGCTCCTCGGCGTCCTCGCGGCCATCCCGGTCCTGCTCGCGATCGCGCTCAAGGTGTCGTCCGGCCCGGACGACGGCCGGGGCGGGGGCGGGCCCGGCTTCTTCGAGGCCATCACCAGCAACGGCCTGTTCGTGGCGTTCGCGGCGCTGGCCGCCACGCTCCCCCTGTTCCTGCCCCTCGCCGTCGCGGCCGCCTCGGGTGACGCCATCGCCGGCGAGGCCAACCAGGGCACGCTGCGCTACCTCCTGACCATCCCGGCCGGGCGTACGCGGCTCCTCCTGACCAAGTACGCGGCCGTCGTGATCTTCGGCCTGGTGGCCACCGCGCTCGTCGCGCTGGCCGGTGTCGTCTCCGGGCTCGCGCTCTTCGGCGGCGGCGACGTGATCCTGCTGTCCGGGACCACGACGAGCTTCGCCGACGGGGTCGGCCGGCTCGCGCTGAGCGTGCTCTACCTCAGCGCCGGCTTCGCCGCGCTGGGCGCGATCGGGCTGTTCGTCTCGACCCTGACCGAGCAGCCGATCGCCGCGATCGTGGCGACGATCGGGATCGACGTCCTGATGTTCATCCTCGACGCGATCCCCCAGCTCGCCTGGCTGCACCCGTGGCTGCTGGTCGACCACTGGTCCGCCTTCGGCGACCTGCTGCGCGACCCGATCAGCACCGACGCCATCAGCCGGGGCCTGCTGACCGCCTTGGTCTACGCGGTCGTGTTCCTGGTCGCGGCGTGGGCACGGTTCCGGTCGAAAGACATCACCTCCTAG